From Methylocystis sp. ATCC 49242, one genomic window encodes:
- a CDS encoding glycerophosphodiester phosphodiesterase family protein, with amino-acid sequence MNARNHAWIAARPVAHRGLHDAARGIIENSIAAARSAVAAGYAIECDVQRTKDGELVVFHDERLERLTESAGRVCDFTADALARIALRGSSEKIPRLADFLAAIGGNTPLVVEIKSDFDGDLTAARRAAALLAHYHGPVAVESFDPEPMSFLRENAEALGVSHIPLGMVAEARYDEDDWPALTAAKRAELTHFLHYSRTRPDFISWNVADLPHAVPLLAREGLHIPVTTWTVRSREQAGRARQWTDQIIFEGFAP; translated from the coding sequence GTGAACGCGCGCAACCACGCATGGATCGCCGCGCGACCCGTTGCGCATCGCGGCTTGCACGACGCGGCGCGGGGAATCATCGAAAATTCGATCGCCGCTGCGCGCTCGGCGGTCGCCGCAGGTTACGCCATTGAGTGCGACGTCCAGCGCACGAAGGACGGCGAGCTCGTGGTCTTCCACGATGAGCGCCTTGAGCGACTGACCGAAAGCGCCGGCAGGGTCTGCGATTTCACGGCCGACGCCTTGGCGCGGATCGCCTTGCGCGGCTCCAGCGAAAAGATCCCGCGTCTCGCCGACTTCCTCGCAGCGATCGGCGGCAACACGCCGCTCGTCGTCGAGATCAAGAGCGACTTCGATGGCGATCTGACCGCGGCGCGGCGGGCGGCCGCACTGCTCGCGCATTATCATGGGCCGGTCGCCGTCGAAAGCTTCGATCCCGAGCCCATGTCATTCTTACGCGAAAACGCCGAAGCGCTCGGCGTCTCACATATACCGCTCGGCATGGTCGCGGAGGCGCGTTACGATGAAGACGATTGGCCTGCGCTGACAGCGGCGAAGCGCGCCGAACTGACGCATTTTCTGCATTATTCCCGCACGCGCCCCGACTTCATTTCATGGAATGTCGCCGACCTGCCGCACGCTGTTCCGCTACTCGCGCGCGAAGGTCTCCATATTCCGGTTACGACCTGGACCGTGCGCTCGCGCGAGCAGGCCGGGCGCGCGAGACAATGGACCGATCAGATCATTTTCGAGGGCTTCGCGCCATAA
- a CDS encoding RidA family protein has translation MTTASETTPLARLAALGLTLPAAAAPVANYVPCSRAGNLLFVSGQLPIGAGGIDPAHKGKLGAGVSLEAGQAAARQAALNVLAQADAAVGDLARLRAVRIGGYVNCAPDFGSVPQVVNGASDLFAAVLGDNGRHARFAVGVAQLPLDAAVEVEGIFEILA, from the coding sequence ATGACGACTGCATCGGAAACCACGCCGCTCGCGCGGCTCGCCGCCCTCGGGCTGACCTTGCCGGCTGCGGCGGCGCCGGTCGCCAATTATGTTCCCTGTTCGCGCGCGGGAAACCTGCTGTTCGTATCCGGGCAGTTGCCGATAGGCGCCGGCGGGATAGACCCCGCCCACAAAGGCAAGCTCGGCGCAGGCGTCTCTCTCGAAGCCGGACAGGCGGCGGCGCGCCAGGCGGCGCTCAATGTTCTGGCGCAGGCCGACGCCGCGGTCGGCGATCTCGCCCGGCTACGCGCGGTGCGCATCGGCGGCTACGTCAATTGTGCGCCGGATTTTGGTTCGGTCCCGCAGGTCGTCAACGGCGCCTCCGATCTCTTCGCCGCCGTCCTCGGCGACAATGGCAGGCATGCGCGTTTCGCTGTCGGCGTGGCGCAACTTCCGCTCGACGCCGCTGTCGAAGTCGAAGGGATTTTCGAGATCCTCGCGTGA